From Candidatus Krumholzibacteriia bacterium, a single genomic window includes:
- the rplR gene encoding 50S ribosomal protein L18, giving the protein MSVRESAKYRRDSRLRRSQRVRRRVSGSAEKPRLSVHRSNKHIFAQLIDDESGITLASAHDLRMDPPEIEGADGKVARARAVGQAVAEKAKGKGIETIVFDRSGYRYHGRIAALAEGAREGGLKF; this is encoded by the coding sequence ATGAGTGTTCGAGAGAGTGCGAAGTACCGCCGGGACAGCCGGCTGCGCCGGTCGCAGCGGGTCCGGCGCCGGGTGTCCGGATCGGCCGAGAAGCCGCGTCTGAGCGTCCATCGCAGCAACAAGCACATCTTCGCCCAGCTGATCGACGACGAGTCGGGGATCACCCTGGCCTCGGCCCACGATCTGCGCATGGATCCGCCCGAGATCGAGGGTGCCGACGGCAAGGTGGCCCGGGCCCGCGCCGTGGGACAGGCCGTGGCCGAGAAGGCCAAGGGCAAGGGGATCGAGACGATCGTCTTCGACCGGTCGGGCTATCGATATCACGGTCGCATCGCGGCCCTCGCCGAGGGCGCCCGCGAGGGCGGCCTGAAGTTCTGA
- the rplF gene encoding 50S ribosomal protein L6, whose translation MSRVGLKPIPLPSGVEIEIEESLSIVKGPKGELRQHIPAGIEIKVEDGNVVCSRPSEHPRDRSNHGLVRALIANQVKGVSEGFSRELTIVGVGYRAELKGRNLVMNLGYSHPIEVPAPEGITFEVPEQTKVVVKGSSKQVVGQIAAEIRDLRPPEPYKGKGVRYADEKVQRKAGKSATKA comes from the coding sequence ATGTCGCGCGTCGGTCTGAAGCCGATTCCGCTGCCCTCGGGCGTCGAGATCGAGATCGAGGAGAGCCTCTCGATCGTGAAGGGCCCGAAGGGTGAACTGCGTCAGCACATCCCGGCCGGGATCGAGATCAAGGTCGAAGACGGCAACGTCGTCTGCTCGCGGCCGAGTGAGCATCCCCGTGACCGCTCCAACCACGGTCTGGTGCGCGCGTTGATCGCGAACCAGGTCAAGGGTGTGAGCGAGGGATTCTCGCGAGAGCTCACGATCGTCGGTGTGGGATACCGCGCCGAGCTGAAGGGCAGGAATCTGGTGATGAACCTGGGCTATTCGCACCCGATCGAGGTGCCGGCGCCCGAGGGCATCACCTTCGAGGTCCCCGAGCAGACCAAGGTGGTCGTGAAGGGCTCGAGCAAGCAGGTGGTCGGACAGATCGCGGCCGAGATCCGCGATCTGCGTCCGCCCGAGCCCTACAAGGGCAAGGGTGTGCGCTATGCCGACGAGAAAGTGCAGCGCAAGGCCGGGAAGTCGGCCACCAAGGCCTAG
- the rpsH gene encoding 30S ribosomal protein S8, whose translation MMTDPIADMLTRIRNGAKARKRRVDIPASKMKRAVAELLVREGYLRSVKFLEEGPQGTLRIYLKYSEERIPAFEGIERVSKPGLRRYVPKDEIPKVLGGYGTAVVSTSKGILTGHQARMAGVGGEVLCKVW comes from the coding sequence ATGATGACCGATCCGATCGCGGACATGCTGACCCGCATCCGCAACGGAGCCAAGGCGCGTAAGCGCCGGGTGGACATTCCCGCCAGCAAGATGAAGCGGGCGGTGGCGGAGCTTCTCGTGCGCGAGGGGTACCTGCGTTCGGTGAAGTTCCTCGAGGAGGGCCCGCAGGGCACCCTGCGGATCTACCTCAAGTACAGCGAGGAACGGATTCCGGCGTTCGAGGGGATCGAACGCGTGAGCAAGCCGGGACTGCGGCGCTACGTCCCGAAGGACGAGATCCCCAAGGTTCTCGGCGGTTACGGAACAGCCGTCGTGTCGACATCGAAGGGAATCCTCACCGGACACCAGGCCCGCATGGCCGGTGTCGGTGGCGAGGTTCTCTGCAAGGTCTGGTAG
- a CDS encoding type Z 30S ribosomal protein S14: protein MAKKCLIVKANKKPKFKVRAYNRCRRCGRARAYYRKFGLCRICFRDLALKGDIPGVVKASW from the coding sequence GTGGCGAAGAAGTGCCTGATCGTGAAGGCCAACAAGAAGCCCAAGTTCAAGGTGAGGGCGTACAACCGCTGCCGCCGCTGCGGCCGTGCGCGTGCCTATTACCGCAAGTTCGGTCTGTGTCGGATCTGCTTCCGGGACCTGGCGCTCAAGGGCGACATCCCGGGTGTGGTCAAGGCCAGCTGGTAG
- the rplE gene encoding 50S ribosomal protein L5 produces MARLREDYQKTVAPALQEKFQYGNVMEVPRIEKVVVNMGVGKAIESASHMEAAVKDLTAITGQKPEVRRARKSISNFKLREGMPIGARVTLRGERMWEFLDRLINVALPRVRDFRGVPGKMSGRGDYNLGLKEQFIFPEIDFDKIDAVRGMNVTVVTSAKTDEEGRELLRLFGMPFRN; encoded by the coding sequence ATGGCTCGCTTGAGAGAAGACTATCAGAAGACGGTCGCCCCGGCGCTCCAGGAGAAGTTCCAGTACGGGAACGTCATGGAAGTGCCCCGGATCGAGAAGGTCGTCGTGAACATGGGCGTGGGAAAGGCGATCGAGAGCGCCTCGCACATGGAGGCGGCGGTGAAGGACCTCACCGCCATCACCGGGCAGAAGCCCGAGGTGCGCCGTGCCCGGAAGTCGATCAGTAACTTCAAGCTGCGCGAGGGCATGCCGATCGGCGCCCGCGTCACCCTGCGAGGCGAGCGCATGTGGGAGTTCCTGGACCGATTGATCAATGTGGCCCTGCCGCGTGTCCGCGACTTCCGCGGCGTGCCGGGCAAGATGAGTGGCCGAGGAGACTACAACCTCGGTCTGAAGGAGCAGTTCATCTTCCCGGAGATCGACTTCGACAAGATCGACGCGGTGCGGGGGATGAACGTGACGGTGGTGACCTCGGCGAAGACCGACGAAGAGGGCCGCGAGCTGCTGCGCCTCTTCGGAATGCCGTTCCGGAACTGA
- the rplX gene encoding 50S ribosomal protein L24 encodes MKIARNDIVEVIAGDDRGKQGRVIHIDRKKDRVTVEKVRLTKRHKKQVRGQSQGGIVEAEAPIAISNVKLVSKGSRGTEKS; translated from the coding sequence ATGAAGATCGCGCGTAACGACATCGTCGAAGTGATCGCCGGCGACGACCGCGGCAAGCAGGGCCGTGTGATCCACATCGACCGGAAGAAGGATCGGGTGACGGTCGAGAAGGTTCGATTGACCAAGCGGCACAAGAAGCAGGTCCGCGGTCAATCGCAGGGCGGGATCGTCGAGGCCGAGGCCCCGATCGCCATCAGCAACGTGAAGCTGGTGTCGAAGGGTTCGCGCGGCACCGAGAAGTCGTGA
- the rplN gene encoding 50S ribosomal protein L14 — protein MIQEETLLNVADNSGAKTAKCIRVLGGTNRRYAHVGDVVVLTVKTALPDGTIKKGSVVKGVIVRTRKEQRRRDGSYIRFSDNAVVIINEEKEPVGTRIFGPVARELRERKFMRILSLAPEVL, from the coding sequence ATGATCCAGGAAGAAACGCTGCTGAACGTGGCGGACAACTCGGGGGCCAAGACGGCGAAGTGCATCCGCGTGCTCGGGGGCACGAATCGCCGCTACGCCCACGTGGGTGACGTCGTGGTCCTCACCGTGAAGACGGCGTTGCCCGACGGGACGATCAAGAAGGGTTCGGTGGTCAAGGGCGTGATCGTTCGGACGCGGAAGGAACAGCGCCGGCGTGACGGCAGCTACATCCGCTTCAGCGACAACGCCGTGGTCATCATCAACGAGGAGAAGGAGCCGGTCGGGACGCGTATCTTCGGACCCGTCGCGCGCGAGCTCCGCGAGCGCAAGTTCATGCGCATCCTCTCCCTGGCTCCCGAAGTGCTGTAG
- the rpsQ gene encoding 30S ribosomal protein S17 — MTDETQVDTQPERNARTVRQGVVESVKMDKTIVVRVTRRVRHPLYERFIKKSTKLHVHDETNDAREGDVVRVMGTRPLSKLKRWRLLEVVERAK, encoded by the coding sequence ATGACCGACGAGACCCAGGTCGACACCCAGCCCGAGCGCAATGCGCGCACCGTGCGGCAGGGAGTCGTGGAGAGCGTCAAGATGGACAAGACGATCGTGGTTCGCGTGACGCGCCGTGTTCGTCATCCGCTCTACGAGCGGTTCATCAAGAAGTCCACGAAGCTGCACGTGCACGACGAGACGAACGACGCTCGCGAGGGCGACGTGGTTCGCGTGATGGGCACGCGTCCGCTGAGCAAGTTGAAGCGATGGCGGCTGCTCGAGGTCGTCGAACGCGCCAAGTAG
- the rpmC gene encoding 50S ribosomal protein L29, producing MKTFEMRDLSVEELEARIAEESENLMNMRIKLKGRTLDNPLNYRAARRELARMKTVLTEKQKEAESARD from the coding sequence ATGAAGACCTTCGAGATGCGTGACCTCTCGGTCGAGGAGCTCGAGGCCCGGATCGCCGAGGAGTCGGAGAACCTCATGAACATGCGGATCAAGCTCAAGGGGCGCACGCTGGACAACCCGCTGAACTACCGGGCGGCGCGTCGTGAGCTGGCTCGCATGAAGACCGTCCTGACCGAGAAGCAGAAGGAAGCCGAGTCCGCTCGCGACTGA
- the rplP gene encoding 50S ribosomal protein L16, whose translation MLMPKRVKHRKQQKGRMRGLAHRGSRVSFGRYALQASEAGWITARQIEAARIAITRHVKRQGKLWIRIFPDKPITMKPAETRMGKGKGAPEYWVAVVKPGRVLFELGGVSEELAREALTRGRHKLPIPVRFIEREDD comes from the coding sequence ATGTTGATGCCGAAGCGAGTCAAGCATCGAAAGCAGCAGAAGGGGCGCATGAGGGGCCTCGCGCACCGCGGCTCGCGGGTGTCGTTCGGTCGTTACGCGCTGCAGGCCTCGGAGGCGGGTTGGATCACCGCCCGGCAGATCGAGGCCGCGCGTATCGCGATCACGCGCCACGTGAAGCGTCAGGGCAAGCTGTGGATCCGCATCTTCCCGGACAAGCCGATCACCATGAAGCCGGCCGAGACCCGCATGGGCAAGGGCAAGGGAGCGCCCGAGTACTGGGTCGCCGTGGTGAAGCCGGGGCGGGTCCTGTTCGAGCTCGGTGGTGTGAGCGAGGAGCTGGCTCGCGAGGCGCTGACCCGCGGGCGCCACAAGCTGCCGATCCCCGTGCGCTTCATCGAGCGGGAGGACGACTAG
- the rpsC gene encoding 30S ribosomal protein S3, which yields MGQKTHPTGFRLGIIKDWNSKWFAHKSYADWLEEDIAIRKMVQKQVGNAGIADCQIKRSPKKVTVTLQTSRPGVVIGRKGATVDKLRGDLQKLSGKSVTLDVKEVKKPELTSVLVAEHIAHQLAQRVSFRRAMKKAIATAMRMGAKGIRIRCGGRLGGAEMGRVESYHEGSVPLHTLRADVDYGTAVSFTTYGTIGVKVWICKGEVHPMEFKKKLANEVQEAL from the coding sequence ATGGGTCAGAAGACGCATCCGACCGGATTCCGCCTGGGAATCATCAAGGATTGGAACTCGAAGTGGTTCGCGCACAAGAGCTACGCGGACTGGCTCGAGGAGGACATCGCGATCCGGAAGATGGTGCAGAAGCAGGTCGGGAACGCCGGGATCGCCGACTGCCAGATCAAGCGCAGCCCGAAGAAGGTCACCGTCACGCTGCAGACCTCGCGTCCCGGCGTGGTGATCGGTCGCAAGGGCGCGACGGTCGACAAGCTCCGCGGTGATCTGCAGAAGCTCTCGGGCAAGTCGGTCACGCTCGACGTGAAAGAGGTCAAGAAGCCCGAGCTGACCTCGGTCCTCGTGGCCGAACACATCGCCCACCAGCTCGCGCAGCGCGTGAGTTTCCGGCGGGCCATGAAGAAGGCCATCGCGACGGCCATGCGTATGGGGGCCAAGGGTATCCGGATCCGGTGCGGTGGTCGCCTGGGTGGCGCCGAGATGGGCCGCGTGGAGAGCTACCACGAGGGATCGGTGCCTCTGCACACGCTGCGCGCCGATGTCGACTACGGGACCGCGGTCTCGTTCACGACCTACGGGACCATCGGCGTGAAGGTGTGGATCTGCAAGGGAGAGGTCCACCCCATGGAATTCAAGAAGAAGCTCGCCAACGAGGTCCAGGAGGCGCTCTGA
- the rplV gene encoding 50S ribosomal protein L22, which produces MQSTAISRFNRISARKVRLVADAVRGMGVEEAVHALELMPKKAAPILQKTILSAVANAKQHDENVGMSEEDFVVHEIRVDEGPTFKRIRPRAQGRAFRIRKRTSHVKVVVRALADEATEAAE; this is translated from the coding sequence ATGCAGAGCACGGCGATCTCCCGATTCAACCGGATCTCGGCGCGCAAGGTTCGCCTGGTGGCGGACGCGGTGCGCGGTATGGGGGTCGAGGAAGCGGTGCACGCCCTCGAGCTCATGCCGAAGAAGGCCGCGCCCATCCTCCAGAAGACGATCCTGTCGGCGGTCGCGAATGCGAAGCAGCACGACGAGAACGTCGGGATGAGCGAAGAGGACTTCGTGGTCCACGAGATCCGGGTCGACGAGGGCCCGACCTTCAAGCGGATCCGGCCGCGCGCCCAGGGTCGCGCGTTCCGTATCCGCAAGCGCACCAGTCACGTGAAGGTCGTCGTGCGAGCGCTCGCCGACGAGGCGACCGAAGCCGCCGAGTAA
- the rpsS gene encoding 30S ribosomal protein S19, whose translation MARSIKKGPFVEDSLLMKVEVLNSKSEKKVVKTWARNCTIVPEFLGHTIAVHNGKQFVPVYVQENMVGHKLGEFAPTRTYRGHTTKGKK comes from the coding sequence ATGGCACGTTCGATCAAGAAGGGCCCGTTCGTAGAGGACTCGCTCCTCATGAAGGTCGAGGTCCTGAATTCGAAGAGCGAGAAGAAGGTCGTGAAGACCTGGGCCCGGAACTGCACGATCGTTCCCGAGTTCCTGGGCCACACGATCGCCGTGCACAACGGGAAGCAGTTCGTTCCCGTCTACGTGCAGGAGAACATGGTCGGGCACAAGCTCGGAGAGTTCGCGCCCACCCGTACGTACCGCGGTCATACGACCAAGGGCAAGAAGTAG